One window of Catharus ustulatus isolate bCatUst1 chromosome 3, bCatUst1.pri.v2, whole genome shotgun sequence genomic DNA carries:
- the LOC116993740 gene encoding 24-hydroxycholesterol 7-alpha-hydroxylase isoform X3 gives MFPLPPHGPVFTIFALGKRFTFVTEEEGTEAFFKSEDLNFEQAVQQAVKNAVSVPAEAFYQNHGNLYSMMKGKMSPSNLHMFSGTLCEELHEHMTHLGTEGTGDLSDLVRHVMYPAVVNTLFGKGICPTSPSEIKEFEEHFQKYDEDFEYASQMPECFLRNWSKSKKWLLKLFEKVVLDAERTNPSETASKTLLQHLLDNLQGKHLAPNYGLLMLWAAQANAVPVAFWTLAFILSNPAIYKKVMEDLASVFGEGGKDKLEVSEEDLKKIPFIKWCTLEAIRLRSPGAITKKVINPIRIKNFTIPAGDMLMLSPYWLHRNPKYFPDPEMFKPDRWKEANLEKNAFLDSFVAFGGGKHQCPGRWFAIMEIQLFVVLFLYKYEFVLLDAVPKESPLHLVGTQQPTAPLRVRYKCRE, from the exons Atgttccccctgcccccc CATGGACCTGTGTTCACAATATTTGCTCTGGGAAAACGGTTCACTTTTGTGACTGAGGAAGAAGGAACCgaagcattttttaaatctgaagaCTTAAATTTTGAACAGGCAGTACAACAAGCTGTCAAGAATGCAG TCTCTGTTCCTGCAGAAGCATTTTATCAGAACCATGGTAATCTCTACAGCATGATGAAGGGGAAGATGAGTCCCTCTAATCTGCACATGTTCTCAGGCACTTTGTGTGAGGAGCTCCATGAGCACATGACTCACCTGGGCACGGAGGGCACAGGGGATCTCAGTGACCTGGTAAG GCATGTCATGTATCCAGCAGTGGTGAACACCCTGTTTGGGAAGGGCATCTGCCCAACCAGTCCAAGTGAAATCAAGGAGTTTGAAGAGCATTTTCAGAAGTATGATGAGGACTTTGAATACGCTTCTCAGATGCCTGAGTGCTTCCTGAG GAACTGGTCTAAATCCAAAAAATGGCTTctaaaattatttgagaaagTAGTGCTGGATGCTGAGAGGACCAACCCTTCAGAGACTGCATCCAAG aCACTTCTACAACATCTTCTGGATAACTTGCAGGGAAAACATCTAGCTCCCAATTATGGTCTCCTGATGCTCTGGGCTGCCCAAGCAAATGCTGTGCCT GTTGCATTTTGGACCCTTGCTTTCATACTCTCTAATCCTGCCATTTACAAGAAAGTCATGGAAGACCTGGCTTCTGTTTTTGGTGAAGGAG GTAAAGATAAACTGGAAGTCTCTGAGGAGGATCTGAAGAAGATCCCTTTCATTAAATGGTGCACTTTGGAAGCCATACGGTTGAGGTCTCCAGGTGCAATCACCAAGAAAGTCATAAACCCAATTAGAATTAAG aattTCACTATCCCTGCTGGTGACATGCTGATGTTGTCACCATATTGGTTGCACCggaatccaaaatattttccgGACCCAGAAATGTTCAAACCT GATCGTTGGAAAGAGGCAAATTTAGAGAAGAATGCTTTCTTGGACAGCTTTGTGGCATTCGGAGGAGGGAAGCATCAGTGTCCAGGAAG GTGGTTTGCAATCATGGAAATCCAGCTGTTTGTTGTGCTGTTCCTGTACAAGTATGAATTTGTGCTGTTGGATGCAGTGCCAAAGGAG
- the LOC116993740 gene encoding 24-hydroxycholesterol 7-alpha-hydroxylase isoform X5, which yields MYPAVVNTLFGKGICPTSPSEIKEFEEHFQKYDEDFEYASQMPECFLRNWSKSKKWLLKLFEKVVLDAERTNPSETASKTLLQHLLDNLQGKHLAPNYGLLMLWAAQANAVPVAFWTLAFILSNPAIYKKVMEDLASVFGEGGKDKLEVSEEDLKKIPFIKWCTLEAIRLRSPGAITKKVINPIRIKNFTIPAGDMLMLSPYWLHRNPKYFPDPEMFKPDRWKEANLEKNAFLDSFVAFGGGKHQCPGRWFAIMEIQLFVVLFLYKYEFVLLDAVPKESPLHLVGTQQPTAPLRVRYKCRE from the exons ATGTATCCAGCAGTGGTGAACACCCTGTTTGGGAAGGGCATCTGCCCAACCAGTCCAAGTGAAATCAAGGAGTTTGAAGAGCATTTTCAGAAGTATGATGAGGACTTTGAATACGCTTCTCAGATGCCTGAGTGCTTCCTGAG GAACTGGTCTAAATCCAAAAAATGGCTTctaaaattatttgagaaagTAGTGCTGGATGCTGAGAGGACCAACCCTTCAGAGACTGCATCCAAG aCACTTCTACAACATCTTCTGGATAACTTGCAGGGAAAACATCTAGCTCCCAATTATGGTCTCCTGATGCTCTGGGCTGCCCAAGCAAATGCTGTGCCT GTTGCATTTTGGACCCTTGCTTTCATACTCTCTAATCCTGCCATTTACAAGAAAGTCATGGAAGACCTGGCTTCTGTTTTTGGTGAAGGAG GTAAAGATAAACTGGAAGTCTCTGAGGAGGATCTGAAGAAGATCCCTTTCATTAAATGGTGCACTTTGGAAGCCATACGGTTGAGGTCTCCAGGTGCAATCACCAAGAAAGTCATAAACCCAATTAGAATTAAG aattTCACTATCCCTGCTGGTGACATGCTGATGTTGTCACCATATTGGTTGCACCggaatccaaaatattttccgGACCCAGAAATGTTCAAACCT GATCGTTGGAAAGAGGCAAATTTAGAGAAGAATGCTTTCTTGGACAGCTTTGTGGCATTCGGAGGAGGGAAGCATCAGTGTCCAGGAAG GTGGTTTGCAATCATGGAAATCCAGCTGTTTGTTGTGCTGTTCCTGTACAAGTATGAATTTGTGCTGTTGGATGCAGTGCCAAAGGAG
- the LOC116993740 gene encoding 24-hydroxycholesterol 7-alpha-hydroxylase isoform X1, which yields MDVAVLLAMLLGLLIVKALLFQQRNPSSPPCIRGWIPWFGAAFQFGKAPLEYIEQARNKHGPVFTIFALGKRFTFVTEEEGTEAFFKSEDLNFEQAVQQAVKNAVSVPAEAFYQNHGNLYSMMKGKMSPSNLHMFSGTLCEELHEHMTHLGTEGTGDLSDLVRHVMYPAVVNTLFGKGICPTSPSEIKEFEEHFQKYDEDFEYASQMPECFLRNWSKSKKWLLKLFEKVVLDAERTNPSETASKTLLQHLLDNLQGKHLAPNYGLLMLWAAQANAVPVAFWTLAFILSNPAIYKKVMEDLASVFGEGGKDKLEVSEEDLKKIPFIKWCTLEAIRLRSPGAITKKVINPIRIKNFTIPAGDMLMLSPYWLHRNPKYFPDPEMFKPDRWKEANLEKNAFLDSFVAFGGGKHQCPGRWFAIMEIQLFVVLFLYKYEFVLLDAVPKESPLHLVGTQQPTAPLRVRYKCRE from the exons ATGGATGTGGCTGTGCTCTTGGCAATGCTCCTGGGACTGCTCATTGTCAAGGCTCTTTTGTTTCAGCAGAGaaaccccagctcccctcctTGCATCAGGGGCTGGATCCCTTGGTTTGGAGCTGCGTTTCAGTTCGGGAAAGCTCCCCTGGAGTACATAGAGCAAGCCAGGAACAAG CATGGACCTGTGTTCACAATATTTGCTCTGGGAAAACGGTTCACTTTTGTGACTGAGGAAGAAGGAACCgaagcattttttaaatctgaagaCTTAAATTTTGAACAGGCAGTACAACAAGCTGTCAAGAATGCAG TCTCTGTTCCTGCAGAAGCATTTTATCAGAACCATGGTAATCTCTACAGCATGATGAAGGGGAAGATGAGTCCCTCTAATCTGCACATGTTCTCAGGCACTTTGTGTGAGGAGCTCCATGAGCACATGACTCACCTGGGCACGGAGGGCACAGGGGATCTCAGTGACCTGGTAAG GCATGTCATGTATCCAGCAGTGGTGAACACCCTGTTTGGGAAGGGCATCTGCCCAACCAGTCCAAGTGAAATCAAGGAGTTTGAAGAGCATTTTCAGAAGTATGATGAGGACTTTGAATACGCTTCTCAGATGCCTGAGTGCTTCCTGAG GAACTGGTCTAAATCCAAAAAATGGCTTctaaaattatttgagaaagTAGTGCTGGATGCTGAGAGGACCAACCCTTCAGAGACTGCATCCAAG aCACTTCTACAACATCTTCTGGATAACTTGCAGGGAAAACATCTAGCTCCCAATTATGGTCTCCTGATGCTCTGGGCTGCCCAAGCAAATGCTGTGCCT GTTGCATTTTGGACCCTTGCTTTCATACTCTCTAATCCTGCCATTTACAAGAAAGTCATGGAAGACCTGGCTTCTGTTTTTGGTGAAGGAG GTAAAGATAAACTGGAAGTCTCTGAGGAGGATCTGAAGAAGATCCCTTTCATTAAATGGTGCACTTTGGAAGCCATACGGTTGAGGTCTCCAGGTGCAATCACCAAGAAAGTCATAAACCCAATTAGAATTAAG aattTCACTATCCCTGCTGGTGACATGCTGATGTTGTCACCATATTGGTTGCACCggaatccaaaatattttccgGACCCAGAAATGTTCAAACCT GATCGTTGGAAAGAGGCAAATTTAGAGAAGAATGCTTTCTTGGACAGCTTTGTGGCATTCGGAGGAGGGAAGCATCAGTGTCCAGGAAG GTGGTTTGCAATCATGGAAATCCAGCTGTTTGTTGTGCTGTTCCTGTACAAGTATGAATTTGTGCTGTTGGATGCAGTGCCAAAGGAG
- the LOC116993740 gene encoding 24-hydroxycholesterol 7-alpha-hydroxylase isoform X2, whose amino-acid sequence MVKVNGINNVSKHGPVFTIFALGKRFTFVTEEEGTEAFFKSEDLNFEQAVQQAVKNAVSVPAEAFYQNHGNLYSMMKGKMSPSNLHMFSGTLCEELHEHMTHLGTEGTGDLSDLVRHVMYPAVVNTLFGKGICPTSPSEIKEFEEHFQKYDEDFEYASQMPECFLRNWSKSKKWLLKLFEKVVLDAERTNPSETASKTLLQHLLDNLQGKHLAPNYGLLMLWAAQANAVPVAFWTLAFILSNPAIYKKVMEDLASVFGEGGKDKLEVSEEDLKKIPFIKWCTLEAIRLRSPGAITKKVINPIRIKNFTIPAGDMLMLSPYWLHRNPKYFPDPEMFKPDRWKEANLEKNAFLDSFVAFGGGKHQCPGRWFAIMEIQLFVVLFLYKYEFVLLDAVPKESPLHLVGTQQPTAPLRVRYKCRE is encoded by the exons atggTTAAAGTCAATGGCATAAACAATGTGAGCAAG CATGGACCTGTGTTCACAATATTTGCTCTGGGAAAACGGTTCACTTTTGTGACTGAGGAAGAAGGAACCgaagcattttttaaatctgaagaCTTAAATTTTGAACAGGCAGTACAACAAGCTGTCAAGAATGCAG TCTCTGTTCCTGCAGAAGCATTTTATCAGAACCATGGTAATCTCTACAGCATGATGAAGGGGAAGATGAGTCCCTCTAATCTGCACATGTTCTCAGGCACTTTGTGTGAGGAGCTCCATGAGCACATGACTCACCTGGGCACGGAGGGCACAGGGGATCTCAGTGACCTGGTAAG GCATGTCATGTATCCAGCAGTGGTGAACACCCTGTTTGGGAAGGGCATCTGCCCAACCAGTCCAAGTGAAATCAAGGAGTTTGAAGAGCATTTTCAGAAGTATGATGAGGACTTTGAATACGCTTCTCAGATGCCTGAGTGCTTCCTGAG GAACTGGTCTAAATCCAAAAAATGGCTTctaaaattatttgagaaagTAGTGCTGGATGCTGAGAGGACCAACCCTTCAGAGACTGCATCCAAG aCACTTCTACAACATCTTCTGGATAACTTGCAGGGAAAACATCTAGCTCCCAATTATGGTCTCCTGATGCTCTGGGCTGCCCAAGCAAATGCTGTGCCT GTTGCATTTTGGACCCTTGCTTTCATACTCTCTAATCCTGCCATTTACAAGAAAGTCATGGAAGACCTGGCTTCTGTTTTTGGTGAAGGAG GTAAAGATAAACTGGAAGTCTCTGAGGAGGATCTGAAGAAGATCCCTTTCATTAAATGGTGCACTTTGGAAGCCATACGGTTGAGGTCTCCAGGTGCAATCACCAAGAAAGTCATAAACCCAATTAGAATTAAG aattTCACTATCCCTGCTGGTGACATGCTGATGTTGTCACCATATTGGTTGCACCggaatccaaaatattttccgGACCCAGAAATGTTCAAACCT GATCGTTGGAAAGAGGCAAATTTAGAGAAGAATGCTTTCTTGGACAGCTTTGTGGCATTCGGAGGAGGGAAGCATCAGTGTCCAGGAAG GTGGTTTGCAATCATGGAAATCCAGCTGTTTGTTGTGCTGTTCCTGTACAAGTATGAATTTGTGCTGTTGGATGCAGTGCCAAAGGAG
- the LOC116993740 gene encoding 24-hydroxycholesterol 7-alpha-hydroxylase isoform X4, which yields MMKGKMSPSNLHMFSGTLCEELHEHMTHLGTEGTGDLSDLVRHVMYPAVVNTLFGKGICPTSPSEIKEFEEHFQKYDEDFEYASQMPECFLRNWSKSKKWLLKLFEKVVLDAERTNPSETASKTLLQHLLDNLQGKHLAPNYGLLMLWAAQANAVPVAFWTLAFILSNPAIYKKVMEDLASVFGEGGKDKLEVSEEDLKKIPFIKWCTLEAIRLRSPGAITKKVINPIRIKNFTIPAGDMLMLSPYWLHRNPKYFPDPEMFKPDRWKEANLEKNAFLDSFVAFGGGKHQCPGRWFAIMEIQLFVVLFLYKYEFVLLDAVPKESPLHLVGTQQPTAPLRVRYKCRE from the exons ATGATGAAGGGGAAGATGAGTCCCTCTAATCTGCACATGTTCTCAGGCACTTTGTGTGAGGAGCTCCATGAGCACATGACTCACCTGGGCACGGAGGGCACAGGGGATCTCAGTGACCTGGTAAG GCATGTCATGTATCCAGCAGTGGTGAACACCCTGTTTGGGAAGGGCATCTGCCCAACCAGTCCAAGTGAAATCAAGGAGTTTGAAGAGCATTTTCAGAAGTATGATGAGGACTTTGAATACGCTTCTCAGATGCCTGAGTGCTTCCTGAG GAACTGGTCTAAATCCAAAAAATGGCTTctaaaattatttgagaaagTAGTGCTGGATGCTGAGAGGACCAACCCTTCAGAGACTGCATCCAAG aCACTTCTACAACATCTTCTGGATAACTTGCAGGGAAAACATCTAGCTCCCAATTATGGTCTCCTGATGCTCTGGGCTGCCCAAGCAAATGCTGTGCCT GTTGCATTTTGGACCCTTGCTTTCATACTCTCTAATCCTGCCATTTACAAGAAAGTCATGGAAGACCTGGCTTCTGTTTTTGGTGAAGGAG GTAAAGATAAACTGGAAGTCTCTGAGGAGGATCTGAAGAAGATCCCTTTCATTAAATGGTGCACTTTGGAAGCCATACGGTTGAGGTCTCCAGGTGCAATCACCAAGAAAGTCATAAACCCAATTAGAATTAAG aattTCACTATCCCTGCTGGTGACATGCTGATGTTGTCACCATATTGGTTGCACCggaatccaaaatattttccgGACCCAGAAATGTTCAAACCT GATCGTTGGAAAGAGGCAAATTTAGAGAAGAATGCTTTCTTGGACAGCTTTGTGGCATTCGGAGGAGGGAAGCATCAGTGTCCAGGAAG GTGGTTTGCAATCATGGAAATCCAGCTGTTTGTTGTGCTGTTCCTGTACAAGTATGAATTTGTGCTGTTGGATGCAGTGCCAAAGGAG